The following nucleotide sequence is from Lysobacterales bacterium.
AGGTGTTTCTTGTCTGCGGCAGGGGCGATTGCTCGTAGGCAGACAACAAAGTGGACTTGGTCGGCCCATAAGGATGGAGTGTCTGAATGCCTTCTGTTGCGAGGTATGGATACAGGATCGGGTTCCTTGATGGTTGTGTATTACGCCGACGACTAGGCCCCCAGAACTCCGGTGCGGGAATAAATTAACGGCGGCGCGATAAATTATCGCCGGCGCGATAATTGGCGATAATTCAGCAAGTCATTGATTATACGTCTGATGACGATCGCTCCGTGGCTCTCCAATTTCGCCATTCTTGGCGCCTGACCGGTTCAATGAGCCATTTGGGCGGGAAAGCGGCAGGTTGGGATCAGCATCGGATCCGCGAGACATGAAATTGGCTAATGCGCCAGGAACTGCCGCATTCAGTTCGGGAGAAGCGACGAATTCACTTCGGAGCGCTCATCAGTGGCAGAGATGGTCCGCAATCCGTGCGGGATGACACGGGGCCTTGAACTCGTCAGTTCGGGAACGCGAGCCGAAGTGCGCGACGTGAATTCGTCAGTTGGTGGCTCCGCGCTCCGAACTGACGCAATTGCTTCCAGGGAAGTGACGGATTCACTTCGGAGCACTCAGTTGCCCAGAACTCGTGCTTCGGACTGTTCAATCATGCCCAGACTCGTCCCCATTGCGTTCACGCCAGCTCAGAATCATCTACCGGCGTTGAACGGTGCGCAAACTGGTCCGCATCAGTTGCGCAGACTATCCGCCGGCATTGCCCAGAGTTGTCTGCGGTGAACACCTCCTGTTGACGGCTGAAAGTGATCAGGGCACCTTATTGATCATGGCCACGAGCAAGGTCGAACTGCCAGAACCGATCCAACGCCTGGTTCGAGGTTTGGCCGACCGTTGGGACCTCAACCCGCGGCTACTCGCGGCAGAACTTGTCGCTGACCCAGATCCGGATGAGGTCGAGCGTCGAATCGAGGTTCTGGGCACTCTGGCAATCCGTTCCTATGCGATTGATCACGCGTTGGGGACCACTGATACCGCGCGGCAAGTCTGGGCCGACGCCTCACCAGATTGGTCGACTGAGTCTCTGAAGTCTCTCCTCGGAACCGGTCATTCGGAAAGCGTGTTGGACAGCGCTGACGACTTTCTGTTCGAAATGAGTGAGTGGATCGAGGGCATTCGATTACCTGGGATTCCGATTGAGCAATCGCTGGAAGCGTTTGTTGCTCGCGTTTTTCCCGCGCCGCCAAGCAACGACTCTTGAAATGCGGGGCATTGAATTTCCCCGTTGATCCCGCGAATTGGTCAGGTAGGGACGTGAAGAGGACAACGGAGGACATCGCGCCGCCAACTGGAACCGGTGCCAAAACTTTGGCCGGTGAACGTAACGGGCAGATTGTTCTCGGACCAAGCGCTTCGATTGCTCGGGATGGCGCGGCTATTTTGGCGATCAGTCACTCATGGAACGTAAGACTTGGCGACCGAACCCCATGGCCCGGCATTTCTGGCGTGGATGGCCCGCATTCTCGGCAGAGTTGGCCCGGATGACCTGACGGACGGCAACCATTGAAGCGCGTCCGCGATGGACCGTGTTGACGCGGATCATCTGCGCCGCCTTCTAAAACGGTGAGAATGTATATTATGTCTATTCAAAGAAGGCTAAGTCCGGGTCTTTGCATCAGCTACGATCTCCCGCAGCCTTGTCTTTGGGGTTCAAGGCGACATTCCGATCATCCATGCCCGCGTGCCGTGCATTGGGCCGCTCGTCGGTCCGACCGGGTTCGAAGGCCGTTTCTGTCTTTGGGGGACATATGCAAGATGCACGCGTGCAGATCGACGGTTCGTCGGATCACTTGATTCGTCCATTGGCGAGCAGCCGATTGACCCAACTCGCGCGCCGCGCAACCTGCATGGTCGCGACCTTGCTGTTCGCCACGGCGGCCTCCGCCCAGGTCAACGTCATCGCCACGGGCGGCACCGGGGCGGCGTCGTACACGACGATCAAGGGCGCGTTCGATGCCATCAATGCCGGCACGCACTCCGGCACGATCGCCATCGGCCTGTCCGGCGACACCACCGAAACCGCACCAGCGGTCCTGAACGCCAGTGGCGCCGGCGCGGCGTCCTACGCGACGATCAGCATCTCGCCCAGCGGCGGCGCGGCACGCACCATCAGTGGTGCCATCGCCGCCGGCAGTCCGCTGATCGACTTCAACGGCGCCGACAACGTCACCATCGACGGCCTGAACACCGGCGGCAATTCGCTGACCCTCGCCAACACCACGGTTTCGGCAACCAGCGGCACGTCCACGATCCGCTTCATCGGCGGCGCAACCAACAATGTCGTCACCAACGCCAACATCCAGGGCTCTGCCAGCGCTTCGGTCGCGACCAACGGCGCCACGATCTTCTTCAGCACCGATGCGGTGACCGCGAACGGCAACGACAACAACACGATCTCGAACAACAACATCGGCCCTGCGGGCGCCAACCTGCCGAGCAAGGCCATCCTGGGCAACGGCTCGACCACGACCACGGCGATCGGCAACAGTGGCATTGTCATCAGCAACAACAACATCTTCGATTACTTCGGCGCGGCCGTCACCAGTTCCGGCATCGCGACCAACGGCGGCTGCAACACCTGGTCGATCACGAACAATCGCCTGTACCAGACCGGCACGCGAACCTGGACCACGGGCGCGCTGCACGCGGGCATCGATATTCGCAGCGCCACAGCAACCAGCGGTGCGCAAGGCTTCACGATCACCGGCAACACCATCGGATTCGCCTCGAACACCCAGACCGGCACCTACACGCTGACCGGTGCCGGCACCGGCGCGAAGTTCCTCGGCATCCTGTTCAACGGCAGCGTCGCCGGCGCCACGACCAACGTGAACAACAACACGGTGGCCGCCGTCAGCATGACCGGCGTCACCGGTTTGGGCACCACCACGGCCAGTCCGTTTACCGGCATTCTGCTGCAGGAAGGCAACATCATCTCCAACGGCAACACCATCGGCAGCCAGTCGCTGGCGGGTTCCCTCACCTTCTCGACCACGACGACTTCGGGGACGGAGATCTACGGCATCCACAACTTCACGTCGAACGCGTGGACGTCGAACAACAATACGGTCGGCGGCATCTCGGTCACCAACCTCGGCGCTTCGGGCACCGTCCTGCTGATCGGCATCCGCGCGTTCACCGGCACGACCGTCACCTGGAACGCCACCGGCAACACGGTCGGCGGCAGCGTCGCGAACTCGATGCAGCTGAACGCGACCGGCGCCGCCTCGCAGGTGCTGGGCATGTTCACCAGCAACGCCCCCGCGGTGCTGACCTCGAACACCGTGCGCAACCTGACCAACAACATCGGCACCGGCACAACCACCACGGCGTCGGTGATCGGCATTTCGATCACCAGCGGCACGCCGAATTCCACGCTCACGCAGAACACCATCTCGAACCTGACCAATACCAACGCTGCGGCAGCCGCGGTCGTCACCGGCATCCAGTTCAACGGCGCCACTGCGAACCTGGTCGCGCGCAACCAGATCTACGGCATTTCCGCAGCGACAAGCAGCGCGGCCGCCGAGATCAACGGCATCCGCATCGCCGGCGGCACCACCACCTACCGCAACAACATGATCGCGATCGGTGCCGGCACCAACAACGCCATCGGCACCGGCTCCACCACCGGCGGCGTCAACGGCATCTTCGAAGCCGGTGGCACCAATGCCATCGTGCACAACAGCGTCTACATCGGTGGTGCACCGACGGCCGGCGTCGGTCCGTCCTACGCCTTCGCCAGCACGCAGACGGCCGTGACGCGCAGCCTGCGTGACAACATCCTGTTCAACGCGCGCAGCAACGCCGGCGCCACCGGCAAGAACTACGTCGTGCGTGTCGCGGGCACGGCGCCAAACCCGGCTGGCCTGACCAGCAACAACAACCTCCTGCTCGCCAACGGTACGGGCAGCGTCTTCGGTTTCTTCAATTCGCTGGACGTCGCCAACCTCGTCGACTGGCGCGGCGTGACCGGCCAGGACCTGGCCAGTTTCGCGCTCGATCCGCAGTTCGTCGCGCCCGCAGCGGCCACGCCCGACCTGCACATCCATCCGACCAACCCGACTCCGGCCGAAGCCAATGGCTTCGACGTCGGCGTGACCGACGACTTCGATGGCCAGACGCGCGCCGGCCTGACACCGACCGACATCGGCGCCGACGCCGGCAACTTCAACGGGGTCGACCTGGCCGCGCCGGTCATCGCCTACACGCCGTTCGGCAACACCACGCTGACCACGAATCGCACGCTGTCGGTCACGCTGACCGATGTCGGCGGCGTCGCCACCGGCGGACTCGCGCCGCGGATCTACTATCGCAAGAACGCCGGTGCCTACAGTTCGCAGGCCTGCAGCCTGGCCAGCGGCACGGTCAACAACGGCACCTGGAATTGCGTCATCAACAACGCCGATCTCGGCGGCGTCGTCACGACCGATTCGGTGTCGTACTACGTGGTGGCGCAGGACCTCAACGGCAACCTCGCCTCCAACCCGGGCGGCGTGGTCGCCAGCGACGTCAACACGATCACGACGCCACCGGCATCGCCGAACACCTATCTCATCGCGCCGTCCGTGTCGGGCACGATTCCGGTCGGCACCGGCGAGACGATTACCTCGTTGACCAATGCCGGCGGCCTGTTCCAGACGCTGAATGGCTCGGTCGCCACCGGCAACATCGTGGTCGACATCACCAGTGACCTGACGCTCGAAACCGGCACCCATGCGCTGAACAGCCTGAGCGAGGACGGTGTCGGCAACTACACGATCACAATCCGCCCGACAGGCGCGGCGCGCGTCATCTCGGGCTCGTTCAACGGCGCGCTGATCCGCTTCAACGGCGCCAACCGCGTGACGGTCGACGGCTCGATCGGCGGCGCCGGCACCGACCGCAGCCTGACCTTCCAGAACAACAGCGTCACCTCGCCTTCCGTTGTCCTGTTCGGCTCGGTCGGCGCGACGCCGATCACCGACGGCGTGCTGAAGAACAGCATCGTCATCAACGGCGCGAATACCAGCAGTGCCGTCGTGATCTCCGACGCCACGACGCTCGGCAACGCCGGACGGTTCTCGAACATCACGATCCAGAACAACGACATTCGGCGCGCGTTCGTCGGCGTATTCGCCACCGGCGGCACGACGCCGCAAGGCGGCGCCAATCTCACGTACACCCAGAACACCCTCAACAGCACCGGGGCGAACGCGATCCGCGACGTCGGCCTGTACATGCAAGGCGTCAATGGCGCGACGATCTCGCAGAACACCGTCGCCAACATCGACAAGGTCAACGACGAAAACGATACCGGCATCTGGCTGGCCACCGGCACGGCGAACGCCACCGTGTCGGCGAACACCGTCAGCGGCATCGGCTATACCGGCACGGGTGCGTTCGGCGCGATCGGCATCAATGTCACCTCCAGCGTGGCCAGTGCCAATGTCGTGGTCACCGACAACATCGTGTCCGACATCTCCAGCAACGGCGGCTCTACCGGTTCGCTGGCGCGCGGCATCGGGGTCGGCGGCGCAACCTCCGACCTGACGATCGAGAAGAACGACGTGCAGGGCATCATCAACACCAGCACGGGCACCTTCCCCGCCTACGGCATCGACGTCGCTGGCGGCAACAACATCACGGTGCGCAACAACTTCGTCGGCAATGTCAGCTTCAACATGACCGGCGGCGCCGCATTCTCGACCCAGTTCGGCGTGTTCGGCATCCGCGTTGCGGCGGGCACCGGTCATCGCATCTACAACAACTCGGTGAATCTGTACGGCGCCCTGCCCGGCACCGCGGCAAACAGCCTGCTGACCGCAGCGTTCGGGCTGGTCGCGACGACGTCGACCGGCGTTGACGTGCGCGACAACCTCTTTGCCAACAACATCACCGGCGGCGGGACCTCGATCGCGCACGTGGCGGTGTATCTGCCGACAGGTGGCACTTCGGCCATGAACCTGACCTGGAACAACAACGCCTACTTCTCCGGCACCGATGTCGCGCGACAGGGCGTGGGCCAGGCAGGCACCACGGCAGGGACCAACTTCTTCACCACCCTCCCCGCCCTGGCGGCCTACACCGGCACACTGTCCGCTGCCGGCACCAACGACAATGCCTCGCAGGCCGCGACGGCTGCCGTGCCTTTCGTCAGCGCGACCGACCTGCATCTGCAGTCGAGCAGTCCGCTGGCCACGGCGGGTGTCCCGCTGCCGGGCGTGACCATCGACATCGACGACGAGGTGCGCTCCGCGACGGCTCCCTCGATTGGTGCCGATGAAGTCGTCACCGACCTCGGCATCACCAAGACCGACGGCGTGACCACGGCGACGCCGGGTGGCAGCGTCACCTACACCATCACCGCGAGCAACGCCGGTCCGGGCAGCACGACGGCAACGGTCGCGGATACTTTCCCGGCCACGCTGACCTGCACCTGGACCTGCGTCGGTGCCGGCGGCGGCACCTGCACCGCGTCGGGCTCGGGCAACATCAACGACCCGGTCAACCTGCCGGTGGGCGGGAGCGTGACCTACACCGCGTCCTGCACGATTTCCGCAGCGGCCACCGGCTCGCTGGCGAACACCGCCACGGTCACCGGCGCGATCGGCGATCCGAACACGGCGAACAACTCGGCCACGGACACCGACACGCTGTCGGCACAAGCCGACCTCGGCATCACCAAGACCGACGGCGTGACCACGGCGACGCCGGGCGGCAGTGTGACCTACACGATCACGGCGTCGAACGCCGGTCCGAGCAATGCGCCCGGCAGCACCGTCGCCGACACCTTCCCGGCCGCGCTGACCTGCACCTGGACTTGCGTGGGCGCCGGCGGCGGTACCTGCACGGCGTCGGGCTCGGGCAACCTCAACGACACCGTGAATCTGCCTGCGGGCGGCAGCGTGACCTACACGGCGAGCTGCGCGATCTCGGCCGCAGCGACGGGTTCGCTGAGCAACACCG
It contains:
- a CDS encoding DUF11 domain-containing protein, with product MQDARVQIDGSSDHLIRPLASSRLTQLARRATCMVATLLFATAASAQVNVIATGGTGAASYTTIKGAFDAINAGTHSGTIAIGLSGDTTETAPAVLNASGAGAASYATISISPSGGAARTISGAIAAGSPLIDFNGADNVTIDGLNTGGNSLTLANTTVSATSGTSTIRFIGGATNNVVTNANIQGSASASVATNGATIFFSTDAVTANGNDNNTISNNNIGPAGANLPSKAILGNGSTTTTAIGNSGIVISNNNIFDYFGAAVTSSGIATNGGCNTWSITNNRLYQTGTRTWTTGALHAGIDIRSATATSGAQGFTITGNTIGFASNTQTGTYTLTGAGTGAKFLGILFNGSVAGATTNVNNNTVAAVSMTGVTGLGTTTASPFTGILLQEGNIISNGNTIGSQSLAGSLTFSTTTTSGTEIYGIHNFTSNAWTSNNNTVGGISVTNLGASGTVLLIGIRAFTGTTVTWNATGNTVGGSVANSMQLNATGAASQVLGMFTSNAPAVLTSNTVRNLTNNIGTGTTTTASVIGISITSGTPNSTLTQNTISNLTNTNAAAAAVVTGIQFNGATANLVARNQIYGISAATSSAAAEINGIRIAGGTTTYRNNMIAIGAGTNNAIGTGSTTGGVNGIFEAGGTNAIVHNSVYIGGAPTAGVGPSYAFASTQTAVTRSLRDNILFNARSNAGATGKNYVVRVAGTAPNPAGLTSNNNLLLANGTGSVFGFFNSLDVANLVDWRGVTGQDLASFALDPQFVAPAAATPDLHIHPTNPTPAEANGFDVGVTDDFDGQTRAGLTPTDIGADAGNFNGVDLAAPVIAYTPFGNTTLTTNRTLSVTLTDVGGVATGGLAPRIYYRKNAGAYSSQACSLASGTVNNGTWNCVINNADLGGVVTTDSVSYYVVAQDLNGNLASNPGGVVASDVNTITTPPASPNTYLIAPSVSGTIPVGTGETITSLTNAGGLFQTLNGSVATGNIVVDITSDLTLETGTHALNSLSEDGVGNYTITIRPTGAARVISGSFNGALIRFNGANRVTVDGSIGGAGTDRSLTFQNNSVTSPSVVLFGSVGATPITDGVLKNSIVINGANTSSAVVISDATTLGNAGRFSNITIQNNDIRRAFVGVFATGGTTPQGGANLTYTQNTLNSTGANAIRDVGLYMQGVNGATISQNTVANIDKVNDENDTGIWLATGTANATVSANTVSGIGYTGTGAFGAIGINVTSSVASANVVVTDNIVSDISSNGGSTGSLARGIGVGGATSDLTIEKNDVQGIINTSTGTFPAYGIDVAGGNNITVRNNFVGNVSFNMTGGAAFSTQFGVFGIRVAAGTGHRIYNNSVNLYGALPGTAANSLLTAAFGLVATTSTGVDVRDNLFANNITGGGTSIAHVAVYLPTGGTSAMNLTWNNNAYFSGTDVARQGVGQAGTTAGTNFFTTLPALAAYTGTLSAAGTNDNASQAATAAVPFVSATDLHLQSSSPLATAGVPLPGVTIDIDDEVRSATAPSIGADEVVTDLGITKTDGVTTATPGGSVTYTITASNAGPGSTTATVADTFPATLTCTWTCVGAGGGTCTASGSGNINDPVNLPVGGSVTYTASCTISAAATGSLANTATVTGAIGDPNTANNSATDTDTLSAQADLGITKTDGVTTATPGGSVTYTITASNAGPSNAPGSTVADTFPAALTCTWTCVGAGGGTCTASGSGNLNDTVNLPAGGSVTYTASCAISAAATGSLSNTATVATAGGVTDPTPGNNSATDTDTLTAQANVGITKTDGVTTVTAGGSTTYTISASNAGPSNTLATVADTFPAALTCTWTCAGAGGGSCTASGAGNINDAVTLPTGGSVTYTASCAISAAAAGTLSNTATVTSAAVDPVPGNNSATDVDTLSQSADLGITKTDGVTTATPGGSVTYTITASNAGPSNAPGSTVADTFPASLTCTWTCVGAGGGTCTASGSGNLNDTVNLPVGASVTYTASCSISASATGSLSNTATVATAGGVTDPTPGNNSATDTDTLGASADLSITKTDGVTTATPGGNVTYTITASNAGPSTATGATVADTFPASLTCTWTCVGAGGGTCTASGSGNLSDTVNLPVGGSVTYTASCAISAAASGSLSNTATVAEPAGVTDSNPANNSATDTDTLTGSADLSITKTDGVTTATPGGNVTYTITASNAGPSTATGGPSGYVPGLADLRPAWAPAAHLHSGSGNLSDTVNLPAGGSVTYTATCGISAAASGSLSNTATVAAPAGVSDPNPANNSATDTDTLTGSADLSITKTDGVATVTAGGTTTYTITASNAGPSNVIGATVADAYPATLTCTWTCVGAGGATCTASGSGNLGDTVNLPAGGSVTYTATCGISAAASGSLSNTATVAAPAGVTDSNPANNSATDSDTVQPGASVSASKTVAGTFAAGGSVSYTIVLTNTGIGTQADNAGPEFTDVLPTGLTLSSATATSGTAVATLATNTVTWNGSIAAGASVTITIDATIDTNATGTIVNQGTIAFDGNGDNTNESTGVTDDPSIGGTGDGTGFAVVAALDDNVPVPTLGRFGLLLLALGMIVLVGWRTRGHRFG